In the genome of Paenibacillus pabuli, the window AATGTATTGGCAGATTCTCAGGATACCATATGTGCCATTTTGGATTTTGAATTTGCCACATGGGATCTGCGGGTAATGGAGCTTGCTGTACCGATGTCTGATCTCCTGACGATGGACAAGGAGCAGGCATGGATGTGGGAAGCTTTGGAGGGACTGATTCAGGGATTCAGGGAACAGGTCAGCCTGGAGCCAGAGGAGTTGAACGTGATTCCAGCGCTTATTTTGCTTCGAAGTCTGGATGTGGTGATGCATTTTATCAGTCGGTTGTTCGAAGGTATAGATGAACCTGGAGTGGCTGTGCAGCAAATCAGGAAGCTGAGAGAACGGGTAGACTGGATGAAAGGAAATGAGAAACGCCTGCGTGAGTTGTTAGTCTAGCCCAACGAGATAAACGTTGTAATGGTCTTGTCCGAATTATCCCCATTTTTGGATAAGTGGAATGGATAACGGATGGGATGTATTACCAATATGCAAAAAAGTGCACTGGTTCCCGCTTTAAGGCAGAGCCAGTGCACTTTTTATGTGGTGAAGTCGTCTGTTACGAGAGAGTGTAAACGCTCATTATATGCAAATCGTTAAATTAAACGAGGCAGCTTTACAGTCCTCGCTTGCGGAACCAGCTGCGTACAGCCCAGCGACGCTCCTGGCGCTTCTTATATTTTGGCAGGGAGCGATACACGTTCAGTGATTGTTCATAGGCTTGCTTTGCATCAGCAGTACGCCCAAGGGAGCGGTACACGGAGCCGAGCAAATAAAATGCTTCGCTGGATGAGGAGTGAATCTCCTGAAATTGCTGGACGTATGCCAGAGCTTTGTCTCGATGAGTGTCCTTGAACGCACCTGCAAGTGTCAGATAAGGACGTCCATATTTCACTCTTGGATTAATTTCGAGTGCCTGCAAAATATGACGTTCGCCTTCTTCCGTTTGTCCCAGATGAAGTTCAGTTGTGCCCAGTGCCTCCCAGTATTCGGCTGATTGCTCGTAAGGACGCTCCAGTTCCAGCAGCAAGGCATGAGCTTCGCTATAACGTTTGCGTTCAATCAACAGACGGGCCAGATCCAGCTTGGAAGAGACTTCATTCGGACTCATGGCAAGCTGCTGCCGGAGCCGTGATATGTTACGCATACGCTTAAGTGGCTTCATGAAGCTTGGCATCACCCCAACATATCGACGATCCAGGAAATACAGAATGATGAGGAAAATAAGAACCGCCAGGAACGGATTGCCTACAATCCGCCACAGCAGGCCAAAGATTAGAAATTTAATCAGCACGACAAAGTCAACTCCAATTATGATGTAATCGCATTTCGAACACTTAAAATATATTTGGATTGGTCCAGCGGGTTAACTCCTCTGCGCTTCCGCGTATGTGTCACATCCGCAGGACAATCCTGATACCCGGCAAAAGAAGTCGTCAGTACCCCGCGTCCGCTCGTCTCTGAACGCAGCTTCACCGGATAATCCATGGAGCTTGCCAGAGGCATACGTCCTTCAACAATGCATCGTCCGCCTCCAATGATCGGCGCTTCAAAGGTTGCTCGCATATGTACCAGATCACTAAGCGCTTTGCCACCGTACTCCTCCGGGACTGTTAACCTGAAATTCAGGATGGGTTCGAGCAAAGTCGTACCGGTCCTTGCCAATCCGTCCATGATCCCCATCGGGGTGGCTACCACAAAATCCAGTGGATGCGTATGCCAGACATGGTGCTCTCCTTCGATCAGCGTGATGCGGAGGTCAGTAACTTCCCATCCGAGCAAACCCTGCGCCAGCGCTTCGGGAATGCGGCGCTCCACTTCATTTTGATAGCGAAGCAGGAGATGATCCGTCCGGACCGTGGATGAATAGATCAGACCGCTGCCACGCGGCAAAGGTTCAATGCTGAACCGAAGAATGGCCCAGCAGGGCTTGGGCATCGTATACGCGATGAATCCTTCCCCGGAGGAACGAGGAGTTTCCTTATAGATGACGGACGGCGGGTCAAATACGACATCCAGTCCGAAACGACTCATCAGCAGGCTGGACAGAATCTCAAGCTGAATGGTTCCCATGACTTTAAGATGCAGTTCCCGTTCTTCAGGCAACCATTGCAAATCAAGCAGCGGATCTTCGTCCGTCAGCTCTTGCAGTGCGGCTACAAGATCAGGGTAACGAGCCGTGTCTTTACCATGGACCTGCACGGTCAACAAGGGAACAGCAAGCTGCGGTACAGGAGGTACACCTGCGGGGCTGCCAATAATATCACCAACATGAGTTTCGCTTAGTCCATACAGTGCAGCAATCTGTCCGGCATGAACAGCACCTGTATCCACCCATTTCCGACCATCCATTCGGCGAATCTGTGTCACTTTCTCTTCCAGTTCCCGAGTGGAGTTATAGATTGTATCCCGATTGTGCACGCTGCCACCATACATGCGAACATAGACAGTACGGCCCATCGTTTTATCCCGTTCAATTTTGAATACAACCCCGGATACTGAAGGTTCTTGAGGCTGCGCGGGTGCAGGAAGAAATTCAATAATGGCATCCAGCAGTTCTGTTACGCCGATCCCTTTGCCAGAGGCGCCATAACAGATGGGGAATACTTCGCCCTGATGTACTTTTTTGCGAAATGCTTCATCCAGCAGGTCAGCAGGTAGCGTTTCACCATTAATGTAGGCTTCCATCAGATCTTCATCAAGTTCGGCCAATAATTCAAAAAGGCCTGGGATAGATGAAGGGAAATCCGTTACGTCCGTTTGGCTCGTACTCCAAAGGGAGTCAATGCCCTCGAACACCTCTTCATTCATCCGATAGGATTGGATCTCGCATACGAATGGAGAGAGACTGGAGTGGATCTGAGCCATGACCGTCTCAGCA includes:
- a CDS encoding tetratricopeptide repeat protein, with translation MLIKFLIFGLLWRIVGNPFLAVLIFLIILYFLDRRYVGVMPSFMKPLKRMRNISRLRQQLAMSPNEVSSKLDLARLLIERKRYSEAHALLLELERPYEQSAEYWEALGTTELHLGQTEEGERHILQALEINPRVKYGRPYLTLAGAFKDTHRDKALAYVQQFQEIHSSSSEAFYLLGSVYRSLGRTADAKQAYEQSLNVYRSLPKYKKRQERRWAVRSWFRKRGL
- a CDS encoding GTP-binding protein, with the translated sequence MLNELNRRNIGIFAHVDAGKTTTTEHMLFQSGVVRSPGRVDDGTTATDSLDIEKERGISVQAAMTSLIWKDTVIDLIDTPGHIDFSSEVERSLRVMDGAVLIVSAVEGVQSQSETIWHALRSLGIPTLIYINKMDRVGASAETVMAQIHSSLSPFVCEIQSYRMNEEVFEGIDSLWSTSQTDVTDFPSSIPGLFELLAELDEDLMEAYINGETLPADLLDEAFRKKVHQGEVFPICYGASGKGIGVTELLDAIIEFLPAPAQPQEPSVSGVVFKIERDKTMGRTVYVRMYGGSVHNRDTIYNSTRELEEKVTQIRRMDGRKWVDTGAVHAGQIAALYGLSETHVGDIIGSPAGVPPVPQLAVPLLTVQVHGKDTARYPDLVAALQELTDEDPLLDLQWLPEERELHLKVMGTIQLEILSSLLMSRFGLDVVFDPPSVIYKETPRSSGEGFIAYTMPKPCWAILRFSIEPLPRGSGLIYSSTVRTDHLLLRYQNEVERRIPEALAQGLLGWEVTDLRITLIEGEHHVWHTHPLDFVVATPMGIMDGLARTGTTLLEPILNFRLTVPEEYGGKALSDLVHMRATFEAPIIGGGRCIVEGRMPLASSMDYPVKLRSETSGRGVLTTSFAGYQDCPADVTHTRKRRGVNPLDQSKYILSVRNAITS